A window of the Wolbachia endosymbiont (group A) of Pogonocherus hispidulus genome harbors these coding sequences:
- the murJ gene encoding murein biosynthesis integral membrane protein MurJ: MFKSIFTFSFFTAISRISGLIRDVLIATVIGTNSLADIFFSSFRFANLFRAFFAEGAFTTSFIPLYSTESYDNKKAFNFASSVISITFIILVIFCLIMQTFSPYMIQIFAPGFDQSKFTLTVTLSRIMMPYIIFVSIASLIGGMLQVKQHFASTAIAPIVLNLCLIISLFVPYVKTPAHNLSIAVLIGGIFQLLLILFSAYKLKAAFSFSLELSNEVRLFFKRVIPAIINNCVTQISLWIDTIMASFIPNAVSYIYYADRLNQLPQGIIGTAIGTVLLPLISKQVNNTENIVKIQNKALNIGLMLIMPTTAAFIIIPDIILLTLFSYGRFDHYAVQQTAPTLIAFSLSLPAFIINKVLLPTFFAKGNLKIPTIFSLMCLGINVVLNLLLMNEYQHTGIAIATSVSTWINSILLISYLTINKMYKVSQALLLNIMKIFVATVVMSIALYIFNSLLAGLFFDKMLARIVYLTTLIALSVIVYFGTLYLTFIGNFKHV, encoded by the coding sequence ATGTTTAAAAGTATTTTCACATTTAGTTTTTTTACGGCTATTTCAAGGATCTCAGGGTTAATAAGAGATGTATTGATTGCTACGGTTATTGGTACGAACTCTCTTGCAGACATATTTTTTTCTTCGTTTCGCTTTGCCAATCTATTTCGAGCATTTTTTGCAGAAGGAGCGTTCACTACCTCATTCATACCGTTATACTCGACAGAATCATATGATAATAAAAAGGCATTTAATTTTGCAAGTAGTGTAATATCCATTACGTTTATTATCTTAGTAATTTTTTGTCTTATCATGCAAACTTTCTCCCCTTATATGATTCAAATTTTTGCTCCTGGATTTGACCAAAGTAAGTTTACCCTTACTGTTACTTTATCAAGAATTATGATGCCCTACATAATCTTTGTTTCAATTGCATCACTTATTGGCGGAATGCTGCAAGTAAAGCAGCATTTTGCTTCAACAGCTATTGCACCAATCGTTTTGAATCTCTGTTTAATCATCAGTTTGTTTGTGCCTTACGTAAAAACTCCAGCGCACAACCTTTCTATAGCTGTCCTTATAGGAGGAATTTTCCAGCTACTTTTGATACTATTTAGTGCATACAAGTTAAAGGCAGCTTTTTCTTTTAGCCTTGAATTAAGCAATGAAGTAAGGTTGTTTTTTAAGCGTGTGATACCTGCAATTATCAACAATTGTGTAACTCAAATAAGCTTATGGATTGATACAATCATGGCGAGTTTTATACCAAATGCGGTGTCCTATATATATTATGCCGATAGACTAAATCAACTACCGCAGGGAATAATCGGTACTGCAATCGGTACAGTGCTTCTTCCTTTAATTTCAAAACAGGTGAATAATACTGAAAATATAGTCAAAATACAGAACAAGGCTCTCAACATAGGATTAATGTTAATTATGCCAACAACTGCTGCCTTTATCATTATTCCCGACATAATTTTACTTACGCTTTTTTCTTACGGCCGGTTTGATCATTATGCAGTGCAGCAAACTGCTCCCACGTTAATAGCATTTTCTCTTTCTTTACCTGCATTTATTATAAATAAAGTATTGCTACCCACATTTTTTGCTAAAGGCAATCTGAAAATACCAACTATATTTTCACTAATGTGCCTTGGAATTAATGTAGTGCTAAACCTTCTGTTAATGAACGAATATCAGCATACGGGAATTGCTATCGCTACTTCCGTTTCCACTTGGATAAACTCCATTCTATTAATTAGTTATTTAACAATAAATAAAATGTATAAGGTTAGCCAAGCGTTATTGTTAAATATCATGAAAATTTTTGTAGCAACGGTAGTCATGTCAATAGCCCTTTATATTTTTAATTCTTTGTTGGCAGGATTATTTTTTGATAAAATGTTGGCTCGTATTGTTTATTTAACGACTTTAATAGCTTTGAGTGTTATTGTTTATTTTGGTACTCTTTACCTAACATTTATAGGGAATTTTAAACATGTGTAA